The region tatgaatgatatattgttatgaatgtgtatatgtaccattggtggataattcatagagttgaattatggtgatatgtggaatgttaagatggtagagataatcttaattgcatatgtgttggtatttgtacattcattcatggcatggtcggcttcatggtggaagcggtgaaactgtgggttcacatggtattagacgttgatccttgaatggaaataggcgtagcagacgttgatccttaattggaaatagacgtagtggcctggattctagatattgaatcggaaagcggtggaacgttgggtccatatagacgttgatccttaattggaaatagacgtagtggcttagatcttgtccggatcggaagcttgacttggattctagatattgaatcggaaagcggtgaaacgttgggttcacattgaggtaccgcatgcatagagtcacgtgtcttgcattgagtcgcattagagttatgtgataattgagtgtatgcagtgttgtgattgtgatgtgtgtatgaaatatggtaattgaatttggtgatgtttggatacataacttggcaaaatatgtgattatgtgataattgtagttatgtgtatagttgggaatatagtattggattttaatattgtattccttgagttttgatggatgtttgaaacatgtgaaataaatgttggttaatattatttacatggttatatgaagtgtgatgaattcctttaattgttgatttaatcattgtgctttattatacttcttcataatgatttgaattctcacccttctgttggaatgatgttTTACAcggcatcgtgcagatactccagagtagtattgctgaagtaagtggacggtagctcactcgagatttagACGGAGAGTTTtcgtattttagtttgaagactaggtaatgagtcaatgctctggtcatgtaacactgagtagattagtagtattgaactcatatcttatttggatatgcattatgttattacttgttttattttatcttgaggtgattattgagagatgatcatggtatgggacatggatcattttatgaaatacatgatttattcattattttccgctgcgaacgcatattcttgaatattcatgataattgaaatgtgttatttcaaatgaccaggtgtattgtatattgatgacGAATGATGTTGatttttgaaagcttttagtttttgaaaacgtcgatgtgacgcccttttgtttatatgcgtgcttatttactctgattatatgttaagtattttggggtagaaaaaggggtgttgcaaaaatcacttgtggacacaaaTCTTTTTTCACAAATAATTCTTTAGGTTTCTCCAATACCCAATAAAAATTTGTCAAAAAAAATGCAAATCGGAAGACATCATAGAAGAGTTTCGGAACACATTAATAATACACCGGAAGTCTTTAGGAAAGAGCTATGGTATATATTAGTTTGTTAGTCGGAACACATATGTTAAGTGTTCAGGAACGGTActttttaaaaattaaatcgGAACTCTTCAAATAAGTCTTACGAAACATGTTTCACACTAAATCGGATGACTTCCACAAAGTATTCCGGTTAAGAAAAAAACATATTGGGAGTCTTTTCCAATGTGTTCCGATACGAGGCTGAATAGTACAATTTTCGGAAATTTCAATTGAATGATTAAAAGTGAAATGAtaaattgattaaaaataaacaatgataaaattaacattttaaaaaaaatgtaaaaATATAGATTTAACAGTAGGGATATGAGATAAAATTTTCTAAAAATCACAAATAAACTTAAACATTATACATGGAACAAGTTGCAATAAGACAACTAAGTGTGCATGATATATTTAATAACAAATGCTAACAAAAGGACCATCAATTCAGTGCCTTGGATTTCGATAATAGATGGGGCCTGATTATATTCAACTAAAGGAGAGCCCCAATAACAATTGCTAACTTCAAACACTAAAGGTTGTGACACAAATTAGATTATATCACCTTAAAATCAGATGTGTGAAAAGCCTAGTTTTTCACTATGGGTATGAAAGTCAGAGTTGATGCAATGATGCAAAATTAGAGTCGATACGAGAAAGATGAAGATTTTAGGTTTTGTTCGATGCTCGTAGAAGTTGTTTCCGGAAATTTCAATTTGGGTTTTTAATAATAATAGAAACTTAAAGGATTCAATTGATCTTACCGatttttatatatttaatttgaaaaatatgtATGCTGTATTATCTGGATCATCAATGGCCAAATTTCTTAATCCACCTCATAACTTAACTGCCACGTCACTAAGTTAACTAATATGTCATCTTTTTTTAAATAGACCGTTAGATAAACTAATGAAACTAACATGCCATCACTTGGTATGTTTGCACAGAAAAAAAAATGTAATCTTAAAGAACTCCTATACAATTATATGTATATATAGTAAATAATATATATGAATAAAGATGTATATAATCATctaaaataaaatgaaaaaacatTTTTTGAATATTAGTTTTTTAAAATTTTTATATATAATTAATGTGAATAATTTTTATATTGTTAATCAACTACAATCATTAAATTATAAAATATGTTGACTTTTAgtattatttttttctttctgATAGTGAGTTTTAGTATAATTAACTTAAAGAGTATAAGTAGAAATGGTGGCAATATGGTGACACTATACAATTATTTTTACACGACAATGTATGCAATTAAATTCCTACTAAAGCGATACAGACGCTTCCAACATCATAAAAATACTCCTAAAAAATAAACATTTCTCTATTTTCCCTTCTAATTCCCTCCAAAATGCTTTTTTTTCCCTTCCCTCCAAACCACAAACATTAGAGGATGATCTCAATTTCACCCGCAATTGTAGAATCTAACTCAAAACATAATCTAAAGCTTAAAAGGTAAATATAAATAAGTGATTTGTTAATACACTTGGTAAAAACTTGAGAAATTACTATGTATTAGTTCATTATTACAACATAAAAAACATTGGTCACTTCTCACACATAACACAAATCACTATGTACGAGTTTTGGACAGTCACTGAGCAGCTCCCAAGCTAAATTTACACCAATACGACTCGTCTCATTGCTTTTGTGCAAACTGAGGATGTTATAGAGTTCATGAAAAGTAAAAGGATAGACAATAAAAGATGTTGTTCTACTAAGTCCTACCCTGTTTAAACAAAATCTTCAAAGTAGATAAATGGCAATAATATAGCAAAAGAATATCATAGTTAAGTAAATGTATGCAATTTCCCTGACAAACCAAAAGAATATCATCATCATGCCACTTTGCCATATCTAAACAAGGTATTGAAAGATACACTCCCTTTCTTCAAGAAGTTGTTAGGAACCAGCTCTTCTTCATGTTAGAACTGAGTTGTTACTATCATCACTCTTGTTCTCGGATAAACTTTGTTTCCTTTCTGCCTGAAGTGACCGGCATAACGATTCCAGTTTTTCCTTCTGATTTTTTGTTTTCTCAAGTTGTTTCTTCATGCGCTCACGCTGCTCACACAATCAAAAGCAAAATTTCATTAACTCATTTTCAGAAACAAGAGACCAAAATGAGATGGAATGTTTTTTAAGGATCAAAAGCAAAAGTGGCAACACATTATAGTGCCTAACACATTGCTTTATGGTCAAGAACAAAGCAGGAAACACAAACTATGTACCTCATCTACTAACTCTATAAGTGTAACATCCGACTTTTCTGATTTACTCTTCAAAAATTGATTCTCCTTCTTGAGTTCCTTCATTGATTTTGCCATCTGATTTTAACCACAATGAAGGAATTGTACTCATCCAAGTAAGATATGATTCAAGCAAAGATGAATTGAACAAATGAAATATTAATAAGAAATTAAGTTTACCTTCTCAATCTCTTGTTTAAATGTTTCAAATACATCATTGCTCTTTGTCAATGCTTCCTGAAATTCAATGCACGTTTAAGAAAACACCGTAGTAGTGATGTATATACATAGACGAATCCGTTTAAAATCAGTTTACCTACAAATCAGTGTTCCAAtttacaaaataaaaacaagacTTTTATGCAAATAATATGCCACATTACACACCTGGAACTGTTTGAATTTCTCTCCATCAGTTGTCAGCTGCAAACGCAAATTCTTCTCGGTTGCCAATAACTGAGATACTTGTTCTGCATATATTTTCATCTGTGACTGTTCCTGAGCCAATTTTTCCTCATGTTGCTTAATTTTTAAATCAGCAATCTGTAGTTCCAATGAATTTTGCTTCAACTGTTGATTGACACACAAAATAGTTAATAAATCAGTATCAAAATTTTAAAAGTTAATAAATATGACTATAACAAATCAATCAcaagaaaacaaaaataaatagcACCTTTTGGGCATGTTGCTGCTCAAGTAGTTCATATTGCTCCGCAAGTTGCTTTAGATTGTTTCGTAACCTGTATTGATATCAAGTCGAATTATTGTAGGCTTAACATGAAACCAAAAAAGCAACCAAAAAAGAAACCAGAACAGAGCCCTGCTCAAAGTAGAAAAAGATGAAATCTTAAATAAGTATTATCTGATTGTAAAATATTCCAATGCAGAAATATTGATATCATCATAACTTTTCAGGGTCTTACATGTCGTTCTCCTTTAGCTGAGAAAGACAGTCATCCTTTCGTTCTTCAAGCCTGCTGCTCATATCCTGTAGCAGAGAATAGTTAACTAACAATGCCAATTGTCTCACAGGAAAAGAAAAGTCAAATTTCATTTgatataaaataaatatttaaagaCATGGGTACAAAAGAGATTATTATTTTACAGACACGGGTACAAATCATCAATTTTCCAGACATACATTTCGATTTGGGAGTAAGTATTCAAGGTATCTGTTAAGAACCAAGAAATTGAATTGAAAAGAAATAACTATCTTATTGAAAGAATGAGAAAGAGAATCGGAGAGTCACTGCTCTATAGCTCTATTCACTAAATAATTCCAATACTTCTATCCTCCTATTTAAATAAATATTCCTCTAACTCCCCTTTATTCTATATCCTAACAGTGTCACCTGGATTTTTTATAACTCAATGTAGATTTAGAATTCCAGTCTTACCAGTTGCCATCTACTAGGGCACCATTTGGTATGTAATATATTTTTTTACCACAACCAAATAGTTAAGAATAATAGTAAGAAACCCTTGTTAATTTATCATAGGACGAAAATTAGAGATAAGGATACTTAGGAGTAATGTTAGTAGTTACCCTTATCAAGTTAGTTACTAGATTGCTGTTAGGTTTGTTTGGGCAGTTAGTTAATTTCAGTTTGAAGAGCTTTAGGCTTATGGCGTAGGGGAGGCCAGTATATAAGTCTATCCCTACTTCTCCTAGAGGTATCTTTGAACATTCAGTAGAATTAACCGGGGGAAATTTCTAGTGAGGGGAGTATCTTCCTCTGTCTTTTTTTCTGAAATCAATAAGCGGCTGGGATAGATAAATTTCCCTTCTATCCATTTTGTCCAGGTTCTTATCAAAAAACCATAATAAAAGCTTTTTCCCACAAGGTGGATTTTGCGATATGAATTAGGTCCATCTATTAAGGCACCATTTAGTGTGCAAGACTTTTTATACATAGAAAACAATAATTGgatagaagaaaaaaaaagaggatAAGGTATTCGAATAACAAAAACTACATGGAAAAGAAACAACCCAACTAAAAACGTTCATCGATCCTTACTACTGTTCATCACAGCTACATAAAATCTCTTATAATTGCATTCTCCACCATAAGTTAAAACCTGGAAGCATACCAAGTAAACTATGTTCAAAACATTAAATATTATAAACTAGAGATGACGAACAAACCTTGATTGCATCTTGGAACTTGGCTGACAAGTCCAGCCTCAAGTTTTGCCCCTCAGTTGATACACGTTTGCATTCTTCCTGAAAATAATGAAGCATGAATCCTAGTTTTTTCattaacaaaataaaaacgtTGCTCTGGAAGTAAAATGAATAAAAATCTGACCACACTACCAGGAGCCACATTCATGTCATAAAAAGGGAAGTCATCATTATCATAAAGAGGAGATACAACATGGAACATGAAAATCTTGAACACAAGAAGACTGCTCAATCACTCCACATATCAGAAACAACAACCCCGATGTAACCACCATGACCAGAACATCAAAGATCCAGTactaaaaattaaaaaaaactgGTAATATAGCAAGATTAGGAGACAAAGTGACATGCTTGAAGATGAAAACAAGATCAACAAGAATTTCCCAAAGAAGAGGGAAAGACCACACCAAATGACTACCAAGAATAAAAAATTGTTCCAGAGGAAAATAAGTGCCATAAGTGCAAATGTGAGGTCTACAAATTGCTAAAATTCCATTTGTTAAATCTGTTGAAGTGCAGCTATTCAGACAAATAATTGACCTTAAGAGAGAGCTTCGAAGTACTCTCTTCATTCTAAATTGTTGTAAACAGTTTATTTTTACCAGTCATTTTTACTATTGTTAATAGTAATTTATATTCAGACCTTTAGTCCATTAGTCAAGCCCATTAGATTAGAATAGTCAATATAAAGAGATTAGTGTTTGTACATTTTTTACTATAAATATATTTTTCAGTTTTCACATAGCATCAGAGGTCCCGATCTAGGGGGGTATTGCTTCCGCTTAAAGCCTAGCCGCCGTCATTGCGGTTTCTTATTTTTGCCCGCCTTTCATTGCGGAATTTTATTTTTCTCCATATTCATTGCAGTTTTTTATTTTTCACTGTCTTCATTGCAGTTTCTTATTTTTGTCTGATTTCATTGTCGTACCTAATATTTGTCGGTCTCCATTGCAGTTTATTTTGATTCTCTGCATTCATTGTGGGTTTTTTAATCCAGAAAACATTGTTCATCGCAGAGGTACGGTTCATCACAGAGACTGTTCATTTAGTGACACTGTTAATCGCAGAGGCATTGTTCAACGGgttattttttataaaaaaaacgTGGTTGAAGGTTGCCTCTTCACTACTGTTTGATGGTCTTTTTTTATTCTATTGAGTTAGACACATTCTAGCCTGTTTTTATCTTGGTTCAACTCCACCAAGATGAAGTAAAAAGATGAAGTAAAAAGGTTGAGATTCTTCCTTGGTAAATTAGAGAAACCAACATGTACTTCTTTGACACATTCAAGTACGTTTTCTTTTTCACTTTCTCTCGGTAAGTCTCAATTTTCTTTTGGTTTAATACCTCAAATAAACCCTATAACCAATATCGGATACTGGAGCCATTGACCACATGATACCCTTTACCTACACATTTTTCTACTTATTCACCTTATCCTAGAAAAAAAAATCACAGTAGATGGTACCCTTATAATTGTAGTTGGTCAAAAAGATATCCAAATAAGCCCATCTAAAATTGTTTCCCTCTTTGCCTCTAAAACTCCTATTGAAGTCTTATCCTCATTTAATCGTGATGTGTCCCCATCTAGTAATCCCACTCCTGGAATATTTGGGTGTACGTCGTTTGTCAATATCTATACTATGGTAGGGAAACTTGATCCTAGCGCACTAAAATGCGTCTTTATAGGATACTCTTCCATCCAAAAGGGTTACAAATGTTATCATCCACCATCTCATTAATTCTTTGTCTCTCGAGATGTCACCTTCCATGAATAAAGTTATTTCTTTCAAACTCATCTTCAGGGGAAGATTATAAGTAAGGAAGATGAGTCTCTTCTACTTCCTGACCTTACTTTTGGACCAGAAGTCGAGACTGAAACTAGTGGTGACAATGTTGAGACTGAACTTGATTCAGAAAATTTTTCACCAATCCATAAAACCTTCCTCACAAGTTTAAACACTATAACAATACTGAATTCTTTATCTGGGGCATTGTCTGACAGAAAATGGAAACAAACCATAGACTTGGAGATGAAGGCTCTGAATAAGAACGATACTTGAGAATTAGTTTCTCTACCAAATGGAAAGAACCATAAACGCGCATATGCGTATACACTTTAAAATACAATGTCAGTGGACCTATTGAGAGATACAAGGCAAGATTGGTTGCCAAAGGATTCACCCATATTTTTAGAGTAGATTACTCAGAAATTTGCTCCAGTTCCTAAAATGAATATTGTCAGGGTGATATTATCTTTAGCCGTTTATTATAATTGAAATTTACAATAATTTAATGTGAAAATATCTTCCTTCATGGATAATGTAAAAAACAAAAAGATTATGTTACAGAATGTGCTTGATATATTTAGCACTCAACAAGAGGTGTAATTTGTAAACATGGTAGTTACAACGATAATAAATGAACATGTGAAATTTACAAGAAAGTGATTAAGCTAACACAATTTTCTAAGATACTTAGAACAATGAACCTTAAATCTACTTGGAATAAGAagaattaatatattttaatttataacatAGAGCTTGAAGAAGAGATCTATGGATGTACCCCTGAATGTCGTGAACATATTACCACGGTGTGCAAATTGAAAAAAGCTTTACATGGACTAAAGCAAAGACCACGAGCATAATTTAGAAGATTCACCTAGGTTATGGTAGGAAGGCTTCAAACAAAGTCAAGGAGATCATACTCTATTTATCAACAAATTTGAGACAGAGTAATAGTGTTATTGGTGTTACAGGTGATATGAGGGGCAGCAATTGTTAACACTGAGCCAAGGAGTTTGAGATTAAGACCTTGGAAAATTGAAGCATTTGCTGGGAATTGAAGTTGCTCACTCTAAGAAAGGAATCCCCATCTTTGTTAGTATTTTCTGGCAGGAACTCTTTAAACAACAAGGTACATCTTTGAAGCTCAGCACGGCATACCACCCTCAAACTGATGGTCAGACAGAAGTAGTTAACCGTGGTTTGGAGACTTTTCTTCGTTGTTTTATTGCTGACCAGCCTAAGACTTGGGTCATGTGGCTTTCTTGGACAGAATATTGGTACAACACTACTTTTCATGCTTCTACGGGTACAACTCCACTTGAAGTGGTGTATGGTCGTTCCCCTCCGGTATTCACTAATTATTTACCGGGCGAAGTTAAAATGGAGGTTGTTCAACGAGACTTGGCTGATCGTGATGAATGCTTGCGACAACTAAAGCATCATCTATCCTGTGCTCGTAACCGGATGAAGACACAGGCAGATAGACATCGTAAAGAACGCTCTTTCATAGTTGGTAACTTGGTTTTCTTGAAGCTGAGACCTCATGTGCAACAATCTGTTGTGGCTAGAATCTGTCCCAAGTTGTCTCCAGGGTATTTTGGTCCGTTTAAGGTGATTGAACGTGTTGGGGTTGTTGCTTACAGGTTGGAGTTACCTCCTACCTCTCGGATCCATTCTATTTTCCATGTTTCTTTGCTTAAGAAAGTGGTTGGTGATGCTGTTGGTAATCCAACTCTCCCTGCTAGTTTAGAGATTAATGAAGACTCAGGGTGGGAATCAGAGACAGCTTTAGATCAAAGGACATTGGTCCCACATGGTATATCTACTTCTCAAGTTCTTATCCATTGGAAGAATAAGACTATTGAGGAAGCTACTTGGGAAGATAAGGACTTCATCACTGTTCAATTTCCTCCCTTCAGCCTTGAGGACAAGGTTGTTTCTCTTGGAGGCGGCATTGATAGCGCACAGACTCAGGAGAAGGGTAAACCCGTCATTTGGAGGGTTTATCAAAggagaaataaaataaataagtaaTATAATTTAATTATGTTAGTTTAAATTCAAATAGTTAGTTATTGGTTGATGTTGTGCATGGTATTTAAGTTGTTGTTTATTGTTTTTTAGTGGTGGTGGGAAGTTTATTTGGAAATTACTAGACCAGAAGAAGTTATCTTCTGAGAGAGCAAACTACTCTTGTAGTTTTTCAGATTGGATTTCCTTTGTTTTATCAATGAAAAACCACAAGTTCCTTGCAATTTCTCTTTCTCTATAATTCTATTCTACCGGGGCACGGTTCATCCTATCAGAAACAGCAAAAAGAAAACGTGAAATGACCTAAAGCAAACACTTGTGTTTTTCTAATATGTCAAATAAAATGGCCAAAATACCAATTTGCCCTTCAAAAAATTCTATACAACCTGTGCAACATTTATTTCTCACATTTAATTCCAATTAATTTCTTAAAACCCTTTCCAATACACTATTTGTTTTTTTTTAACTTCCCGATATAGCCACTAAACCTACTAATTCTCTGAACCACCAAGCCTATCTAATACAATCAGATACTTTGTATTCTATATTCCTCCTCTCACGTACTTTAAAGTTTTTAAAGTTAAAATATACTTTGCttcattctttttatttttattcacATGAATATACATGCAATATGTATCCGTTTGTGAAATTGGTAGGATCTTACGATCCGCGTTACGATACTCCGATTCACGATCATGTGACCCCTCTTCGATCCCGCATAGTCTTATAATTTGGGTTGGACCTAACTCATCTCTATAAAACCAACTTGTAAGATGAGGATTGTCTCCACTTATAAACACAACACAGGTCATGTCTCTAAGCAATGTGCGACGAAATTCACCCCTTCAAACCCAACATAATGAAGATGTTGGGGGTTGCAATGAAGGCAAGCCAAAGTATCCCAATTAAGACGACTAGGGGCGGACCGCAATTAAGGCGGAAATTCCAACACACACCCTCGCGTTTGGGCCTCAATGAGCCCGAAGTGTGGACGATGCAGAAAGCCTAACAATTGATCTAGGATAGGCTCTGATACCATATTAGAATTTGGGTTGGGTCTAACTCATCCGTACAAAACCAGCTTATAATGTGAGGATTGCT is a window of Lathyrus oleraceus cultivar Zhongwan6 chromosome 6, CAAS_Psat_ZW6_1.0, whole genome shotgun sequence DNA encoding:
- the LOC127097988 gene encoding uncharacterized protein LOC127097988 isoform X1 — encoded protein: MQNPKANHLPEVDSLPDGFVEGAAEPVAPAIPIPKLDKPLCDDYKDDGFIDCGHSNELSNVLGEMEFRNDDGTYIASPLDSSVSESPLSGSGEAEVKDQQQGECQGSDNSKQPLETKALPLKDACAPGIVDSSKNKKSEIGEKRKVSKRTLKAEKELLEFSLKYQQVLAERDSALAVRDKLESLCRELQRQNKVLMEECKRVSTEGQNLRLDLSAKFQDAIKDMSSRLEERKDDCLSQLKENDMLRNNLKQLAEQYELLEQQHAQKLKQNSLELQIADLKIKQHEEKLAQEQSQMKIYAEQVSQLLATEKNLRLQLTTDGEKFKQFQEALTKSNDVFETFKQEIEKMAKSMKELKKENQFLKSKSEKSDVTLIELVDERERMKKQLEKTKNQKEKLESLCRSLQAERKQSLSENKSDDSNNSVLT
- the LOC127097988 gene encoding uncharacterized protein LOC127097988 isoform X2; amino-acid sequence: MQNPKANHLPEVDSLPDGFVEGAAEPVAPAIPIPKLDKPLCDDYKDDGFIDCGHSNELSNVLGEMEFRNDDGTYIASPLDSSVSESPLSGSGEAEVKDQQQGECQAKQPLETKALPLKDACAPGIVDSSKNKKSEIGEKRKVSKRTLKAEKELLEFSLKYQQVLAERDSALAVRDKLESLCRELQRQNKVLMEECKRVSTEGQNLRLDLSAKFQDAIKDMSSRLEERKDDCLSQLKENDMLRNNLKQLAEQYELLEQQHAQKLKQNSLELQIADLKIKQHEEKLAQEQSQMKIYAEQVSQLLATEKNLRLQLTTDGEKFKQFQEALTKSNDVFETFKQEIEKMAKSMKELKKENQFLKSKSEKSDVTLIELVDERERMKKQLEKTKNQKEKLESLCRSLQAERKQSLSENKSDDSNNSVLT